The nucleotide sequence TATTTCGTGCCCGGGCCCCACACGCCATAGACCCGGCCGGTCAGATCGCCACGCTCGTCCAGGAGGACCGGAGCCACATACCCGCGCTCCTGCACAGTCCGTCTCACCAGGTCAGGATTCTCGCGAAAGCTGATCTGCACCACCTCGAAGCCTTTCGCCCCGTACTCCTGGTACAACGCGTTGACGGAAGGTAACTCCTTCCCACAGTCCGGTCACCACGTCGTCCAGAAGAAGAGCAGCACCACCTTGCCCCGCAGGTCGGCCAGGTGCACGGGCTTACCCTGCAGGTCGGTCAACGTAAAGTCCGGGGCCGGCTTGGGAGGATCGTAGCGCTGGACCCGCACGCTCTGGAAATCAGGCCCGGCGGCCACGGCCGACGCGGTGAGGAACGCCAGGACGAGACTGGAGATGACGATCGGCTTGATCATGCGCCGGACTCCTTGAAGGCCCGCAGCAACTCCTCGGGTTTGAGCCGCTCGAGGGCATTGTCTTCGGTCTTGAGGTAGCGAATGATCCCTTGGCGGTCGATGATGAAGTACGAGCGCTTGCCTTCCTGGGCGATGAGGCTCCTGTCGTCGGTCACCAGGGCCCCGTAGGCCGGCAGCATCCGACGGCGATAGTCCGATAGGAGCAGGTGCGTGATCTTGTTGGCCCGGATGAAGGCGTCGAGGTTCGCCACGTGATCGGAGCTGACGCCCACGATTTGAACACCGGCCGCCTCGAACTGGGCGAGGTGTTTCTGAAAGCCCCCGATCTCGTCGATACAGGTCTTGTTGGCCGCATCGAGAAAGGTGTAGAGGATGACCGGCCCCTTGGCGAGGAGATCGGCCAGCGTCACCAGCTTGCCGCCCGGTGCGGCGAGCGTGAAGTCCGGCGCGCGCTGGCCAACTTCGAGGGCGGTCGCGGGGCCGGCGAGGATGAGGCTGAGCATTGTGCCGATCAAAAGCCCCGTACTGAGCTGGTGTCTCGTAATCACGGGTGTTGGCGCGTAAGACCACCTGAATCGAGGGGTGGGTCTTTGAGGAGATTGACCAGGGATCAGGGCTGAAGCCCATTCGAGAGACTGACGTGCTCATGAAAAGGACGCTTGAGGCCGGTGACCGTGACCGTTGCGATCTTGGTGCTCGGGTCGAAGTCCAGGTGACCATCGAGAAAGTGCCGCGGATAGGCCCCACGGGGTAGATGAAGAATGCCCTCGATGTCTACTCGAGACCGCGTACTTTTCTGGAAGATGGCGGGGTCGGTAGGATCACCACTCAGCGCTAGCTCTTCCGGCTGGAAGCGCCACTGCCTGATAAGCTGTCCCAGCTTGTTGCTACCCGGTCTTACGACCAAGAAGAACTCGTAGGTGTGGTCTCGGCCTACGGCCGCAGTGTAAGTAGGTCCGTGGACTCTCGTCGTCTCTTTCGCAAAGAGCTCGACACTTCGATCTGATACATAAATTCGCCCGATCAATCCACCGGCGAGATGCCAGCCGGCATTCGTGGAGCGGGTCTCACTGACGTCAATTCCATACTCTGTGCGTGCAGCGCCCTCGGGATAGGAGTGGATCGTATCTTTGCGGGACCGGTCCCAAGGCACTTCCTGACCATCTTTCCATCGACCGTAGTGGCCTTCCAACATCCATTGCTTCCATAATTCATCCAGTGGCGCCCGGCGGGGCGGGATGTCGAGAAGGCAGGCTTGACCGAGCAGGGCTACACACACGGTCAGGATGTGGAGCAGGAACGTCTTAACGGTCAATATCGTCCTCCTGGGGATGGAGCCTCCGCCTGCAATCCTCCAGTGATCGTGTTTACGATGGTGTTTCGAACGAGAGGGTGGTTGGTAATGCTGAAGTGCCCGACTCCTGCGCCAGAGATTTGGATATTGGTCGCGTCTATGATGGGCCGTCCATTGATGAAGCTTTGCATTTGATAGAAGTTGGTAAGCGGACCACCCGGTGGCGCCATCGTATCATTGGCGATGAACGGGTCGATGGTGAAAACATGGTCGGGTGTGATGCCAGCATTGAGCAGTTCGTTCACAACTGCCAGTGCACGCTGGCCGCCGAGGCTGTGGCCGACGATGAAGAGCGGACGTCCAGCGGCCTGAATCCTCTTGGCCAGTTCCACAATGTCCTTTTGTTGTCCACTATTGAAGATCGCCACGGGCTCTTGCCGGAGCGTCAAATCCTGCTGTAGATTTCGCAGTCCCTCATTCCCACCCAAGAAACGGCTCGCTCCCCCAGGTCCTTTTGAGGGCGACCCACCATGAATGATGATCGTATCGAGCCCAAACGGATCTATGGCGTTGAGCGGCGTGTTCTGGACATAAACATAGCGATTCGCCCCAAGGCGCATGACGAGATCCTGGCTCAGGAACCGGTGGAGCGCGGGGGCATAGTAGCGAGCGCGATAGTAGTAGAGCCCGGTCCCGTCGTTCTCACGGCCTGTGAACTGGAGGGCGTTCTCTGAGGCAGCGCCCTCTGCCGTTGTGCTCCCGAAAGGGTTGTATATGTACCGCGTGCCAACTGACCCCGTCACGTCCGTGATGCCGACGATGGAGCCAAGACTATCGGCCAGATAAAACTCCTCGCCGTTCCGAGCCAACGGTGCGTCGATTCCAAGTAGGCGGAGGTACCCGACGGGGCCGAGGTCTCGAACTTCCTGGGCAATATCTGGACCGTCATAGAGATAGTGAGTGGTGGTGCTGTCGACGGTCTTGCTTAGACGGCGGCCGAACGCGTCGTACGCGAAGGAGGCGTTG is from Candidatus Methylomirabilota bacterium and encodes:
- a CDS encoding redoxin domain-containing protein — encoded protein: MLSLILAGPATALEVGQRAPDFTLAAPGGKLVTLADLLAKGPVILYTFLDAANKTCIDEIGGFQKHLAQFEAAGVQIVGVSSDHVANLDAFIRANKITHLLLSDYRRRMLPAYGALVTDDRSLIAQEGKRSYFIIDRQGIIRYLKTEDNALERLKPEELLRAFKESGA
- a CDS encoding TlpA disulfide reductase family protein; translation: MIKPIVISSLVLAFLTASAVAAGPDFQSVRVQRYDPPKPAPDFTLTDLQGKPVHLADLRGKVVLLFFWTTWUPDCGKELPSVNALYQEYGAKGFEVVQISFRENPDLVRRTVQERGYVAPVLLDERGDLTGRVYGVWGPGTKYFVDRKGRVVGRHVGPNDWNTPAGRAFIQALLETDSKP